The sequence below is a genomic window from Microvirga mediterraneensis.
GGATCTCGATCCCGAGGCCACAGCTCCCATGGCGCGGTGATTTCAGCTCAGCACAGCGTCGGCGGGCATCAGTAACCCTCGGCACGATACCTGGTCCGACCGATCATTGCCTGGTCCTGCTTCTGGTCCGGGATTTGCCTCGTGCTTCACAGGGTTGCTTGCTTCGGTCGCATCTTGTCGGCTCCTTCCTGCCGCTCCCCCTCGAAGGCGAAGGGCCTGGGACATCCGGCGAGCCAGCCGGTCGAGCAAGATTGACGGACCCAACCGGGCCCATCTCCCCAAGGCAGCTGTCCATGATCCGGGCAACCAATGGAGAGAGGACCTCCTGCCGCACATCCTTGAGGGCATCGCTCTGCAGGACGTACCGCATCATACCGATTCCGAGCATGCATCCGGCTGCCAAGGCAGCCCGCTGATCCGCAGGATCATTCAGGAGGGCTGACAACGGGCCAAGGAGATCCTCCTGCATGTGTCGGCGTATGATGGCTCCGGCCTGGGGGTGAGAGATCGAGCGGACGAGCATCTGCAGAGGGTCTGGTTGATCTGCTTTCTTTCCCACGGGCTCCTTGAGAAGTTCAGTCGTCAGATGTTCGCTCAGCGTTCGGTCGCCGGCAGCCAGCAGGGCCTCCCCGTGAAACGTCTGCTTGAGCGTCGCCGCGAAGAGTTGCTCCTTCGAACCGAAGGCCCGGTGGACCAGCGCGACATCAACCCCGATGTCAGCCGCGATGTCGCGCAGGCCGACATGCTCGTAGGAGTGCATCGAAAACCGGACGGCGGCGGCGGCGAGGATCCGCTCCCGGGTCGACTGAGACTGTTGATGGATCTTCTTCGATGACGACATCCGAATTGGTTCCAAGGCGATCAGCCGTTTTAAAGTGCACAACAACACCTTCGATCCTCTCGAGCGTTGATGTGCATCAACGCTTGCCTGGATCAAATGAGCCCTGAACCATCAGGAGGCACTCAGTCGCCCGCCTCCGCAGCGGTCCGGTACTGCCAGCCCCAGTCGCGGATCTCGGGCATGTCCTCGCCGTGTTGCGCGATGTAGTCCTTGTGCTCGATCAGCTTATCACGGACTGCCTGCACCACGTAGGCCGCCATCGGCGCCAGCTTCGGCACATGCCGGGCGGCAGCCTCGACGAGGTGGAACCGGTCGAGGCGGTTCAGGACGACCATGTCGAAGGGCGTGGTCGTCGTGCCCTCCTCGCGGAAGCCGTGCACATGGAAGTTGCCGTGGTTCGTCCGCTTGTAGGTGAGCCGGTGGATCAGATGCGGGTAGCCGTGGAACGCGAAGATGACCGGCTTGTCCTTCGTGAAGAGCAGATCGAACGCGCTATCGCTCAATCCATGCGGATGCTCATCCGGGGATTGCAGGGTCATCAGGTCGACGACGTTCACCACTCTCACCTTCAGGTCGGGCGCGTGCTCGCGCAGCAGGCTGACGGCCGCAAGGGTTTCGAGCGTCGGCACGTCGCCGGCGCAGGCCATGACGACATCCGGTTCCACGCCGCGATCCGTGCTCGCCCATTCCCAAATCCCGATCCCGGTGCTGCAATGGGCGACGGCCTGATCCATCGTCAGCCATTGCGGCGCCGGCTGCTTGCCGGCCACGATCACGTTGATGCGGTTGTAGGTCTGAAGGCAATGATCGGCGACATTCACAAGGCAGTTCGCATCCGGCGGAAGGTAGATGCGGACGATCTCGGCCTTCTTGTTCGCGACCACGTCCATGAAGCCGGGATCCTGATGGCTGAAGCCGTTGTGGTCCTGGCGCCAGACATGGGACGTCAGCAGGTAGTTGAGCGACGGGATGGGCCGACGCCATGGCAGCTCGCGGGCGACCTTGAGCCACTTGGCGTGCTGGTTGAACATCGAATCCACGATGTGGATGAACGCCTCGTAGCACGAGAAGAAGCCGTGGCGGCCGGTCAGCAGATAGCCTTCGAGCCAGCCCTGGCAAAGATGCTCGCTCAGCACCTCCAGCACCCGTCCCTCCGGCGCGAGGTGAACGTCCTCGGGCAGGATCGGCTCCATCCAGGCGCGGTCGGTCTTCTCGAACACGGCATCGAGGCGGTTGGAGGCGGTCTCGTCCGGACCGACCACCCGGAAGTTGCGGGACGTAGCGTTGAGGGCGACCACATCCCGGAGGTAGGTCCCGAGAACACGGGTGGCTTCGCCGACCACCTTTCCCGGCCCATCGACTTGGACCGCATATTCCCGGAACTCCGGCAGACGCAGGGGGCGCATCAGCAGGCCACCATTAGCGTGTGGGTTAGCGCCCATCCGGCGCTCGCCAACAGGTGCCAGCGCGGCAATCTCCGGACGCAGCCTTCCGGCCTCGTCGAACAGTTCCTCCGGCCGGTAGCTGCGCAGCCACTCCTCAAGTTGCTTCCGGTGGGCGGGATTGCGGCGGGTCTCAGCGAGCGGCACCTGGTGGGAGCGCCAGAAGCCTTCGGTTTTGAGACCGTCAACCTCTTTCGGCCCGGTCCAGCCCTTGGGCGTCCGCAGGACGATCATCGGCCAGCGGGGGCGCTGGATCTGCCCGCCTGCCCTCGCCGCGTTCTGGATTGCGGCGATCCGATCGAGAGCCGCGTCTATCGTAGCCGCCAGAGCCTGATGGACTGCCTCGGGCTCGCTCCCCTCGACGAAGAAAGGCTCGTGTCCGTAACCGATGAGAAGGCTTTCGAGCTCGTCGCGGTCCATCCGGGCCAGGATGGTGGGATTGGCGATCTTGTATCCGTTGAGATGGAGGATCGGAAGAACCGCGCCGTCGTGGGCGGGGTTGAGGAACTTGTTGGAGTGCCACGAGGCGGCCAGCGGCCCGGTCTCGGCCTCGCCGTCGCCGATCACGCAGGCGACGATCAGGTCCGGATTGTCGAAGGCGGCCCCATAGGCATGCAGGAGCGCATATCCCAGCTCTCCGCCCTCATGGATCGAGCCGGGTGTCTCCGGTGCGGCGTGACTTGGGATGCCGCCCGGGAACGAGAACTGGCGGAAGAGCTTTCGCAAGCCCTCAGCATCCTGCGAGATGTCCGGATAGATCTCGCTGTAGGTGCCCTCCAGGTAGGTGTTGGCAACCATGCCGGGGCCACCGTGGCCGGGTCCGCAGACGTAGAGGACGTTGAGGTCCCGCGCCCGGATGACCCGGTTGAGGTGGGCATAGATCAGGTTCAGCCCCGGTGTCGTGCCCCAATGCCCGAGCAGGCGCGGCTTCACGTGCTCGGGCTTCGGCTCCTCCCGCAGCAACGGGTTGTCCAGGAGGTAGATCTGGCCGACGGACAGGTAGTTCGCGGCCCGCCAGTAGGCGTCGATCCGGTCCAGCTCGTCAGGGCTCAGCGGATGTTGCGATGGATTCATGAGCACTCTTCCCGAAGACGTACCTCAAGGCCGGACATAGGCCTCGGTCGTGTAGCGGCGCATCATGCGCTGGCTGTTGAAGTAGGACGGGATCTTGGCGATACCCTGCTTCATCATCCAGACCCAGCGGGCACGGTCCTGATGGTAGAGAGGCAGGACCTGTCCTTCGAGCTTGGCATAGAGCGCGTCGGCATGCTGCCCGGCCTCCTCGGCTCCGTCCCGGCCGATGGACCAGCCGGTGATGCCATCGACACAGGCTTCGACCCACCAGCCGTCGAGAACGCTCAAGTTCAGGACTCCGTTCAGGGCCGCCTTCATGCCGCTCGTTCCCGACGCCTCAAGCGGCGGTTGCGGCGTGTTCAGCCACACGTCCGTTCCGGCGACCAGGGTCTTGGCAAGGGCTATGTCGTAGTTCGGCAGGAACGCCATGCGGATGCCGGGGGCGAGCGCGCGCATCCAGTCGTGGATCTCCCGGATGAGCTGCTTGCCCTCTTCATCCCGCGGATGAGCCTTGCCTGCCATGACCACCTGGAAGGGAAACCGGCCGTTGATCGAACGAATCCGCTGCAGATCTGAGAACAGGAGGTCGGGACGCTTGTAGCCTGTCATGCGGCGGGCGAAGCCCAGCAGAGGCACATCCGGATCCATGGCCACGCCCGTGCTTCGCCGGATCGCCTCCAGGAGGTCGTGCTTGGCCGCCTTGTGCGCGGCCCAGACATCCTCGTCCCGAAGGTGCTCGGCCCGGATCAGCACCTCCGGCTCGTGACCCCAGTTCGGCAGGATCTGTTGATAAAGCCGGGCGAAGGCTTCATGAGTCCAGGTTACTGGATGCACGCCGTTCGTGACGGCCGCGATCCTGTAGCCGGGGAACATCCGCTTGGTCGTCTCCGCATGGCGGCGCGCGACGCCGTTCACATAGCCGCTGAGGTTGAGGGCCAGCCGTGTCATGTTGAGCCGGTCTTCGCCCGCCAAGGGCTTGAGTTCGTCGAGAGGGACGAAATCCGCCCCCAGGACACGTCTGACGTCGTCATAGGAGAAGCGGTCATGTCCGGCCTCGACGGGCGTGTGGGTGGTGAACACGCACATGTCGCGGACGTGGTCGACCTCATGGGCCAGCCGATTGGCGCCAGGATCGGAACGTTGCCTCCGCCGCAGCAGCTCCAGGGTCAGGAAGGCCGCATGCCCCTCGTTGAGGTGGTAGGTCCCGATGCTGAACCCGAGGGCCTGGAGCAGGCGGACGCCGCCGATGCCGAGCACGATCTCCTGCTTGAGGCGGTAGACGTCATCGCCCCCGTACAGGCGATCCGTGATCCTGCGATCCTCGGGAGCGTTCTGGTCGAGGTCGGTGTCGAGCAGCAGCACCGGGATCTCATGGCCGATGGGACATGTGACGACGTAGAGCCAGGGCCGAATCCAGACGGACCGGCCCTCGATCCCGACGGCGATCATGGCGTCCAGCGGCGTGGCCCACTCCGCCGGGTTCCAGGGATCGTCGTGCGCCACTTGGGAGCCGTCGGCGGCGATCTCCTGGCGCAGGTAGCCGGCCCGGCTCGCCAGGGTCACGAACACGACCGGCAGTTCGAGATCCGCGCACGACCGGGCGGTGTCGCCGGCCAGAATGCCGAGGCCGCCGCTGTAGCTGTGGATCTCCGGCCGCAGGGCGATCTCCATCGAGAAGTACGCGATGCTCGTGCGCTGGAGAAACGGGAGGATGGCGGCCACGGTGATATTCCTGCTGATAGCTCGACCATGAGCTTGGACGAGGGAAAACTATCCATCATCCTCCAGGTTGCCTTGATGCGCGTCAACGCAACACTTGGCCCTGAGGAGTAGTCTCCGATCAAGACCGGACGGCACCGGCCGTGGCACATTCATGGTCAGGCAGGCTCCGATGGTCGCTGCGGCAACGAAGGACAGTCGATGGACCGCGCGTCATCGTTACACGGTATCCTGAACATACCGGCAGGCCCGATCCAGATGGGGCGCGGCGAGCCCCTGCCGCTCGGCTTGCAGGACTACCAGGACGGCACGAATCTCGCCGTCTTCAGCCGCCATGCCACCAGCATGGCGCTACTGCTGTACGACAGTGTTGATGCAGCCCTGCCATCCCTCAGGATCGATCTCGAACCGGATCGCCACCGGACCGGCGACGTCTGGCACGTCCGGCTCCATGGAGACCTCCAGGGGATGCTGTACGCCCTGCAGGCTGACGGACCCGGGGAGCCCGATCAGGGGCTCCGGTTTCAGCCGGATCGGCCGCTGCTGGAGCCCTATGCGGCCTCGGTCGTGGGCAATGGCTGGAGCCTACCTGCCACATCACCCTCGGAGCCTGCAGCATGGACGCACCGATGCGTCATCCCCGACCATTGGTTCGACTGGCAGGACGAGGTCCGCCCCCGTCACCTGTGGAACGAGACGATCATCTATGAGACCCACGTGCGCGGGTTGACGGTGCATCCCTCGTCGGGCGCCAGGCACCCCGGCCAATACCTGGGCCTCGTCGAGAAGATCCCTTACCTCAAGCGTCTCGGCATCACGGCGGTCGAACTGATGCCGGTTCAGGCCTTCGATCCTCATGCAAGGCAGAAACGCGATCCGCGCACCGGGGCGCCGATGCCGGACTACTGGGGCTACGATCCTATGGCCCTGTTCGCACCGATGCCAGGCTATGCATCGGGCTCATCGCCCCAAGCGGCGGTGACGGAATTCAAGACGATGGTCCGCGAACTCCACAGGGCCGGCATCGAGGTCATCCTCGACGTCGTGTTCAACCACACGGCCGAAGGCGGCGAGGACGGTCGAACCTACAGCTTCCGCGGCCTCGACAACGCGATCTACTATATCCTCTCGCCGGATCGCCGCCGCTATCTCGACTTCACCGGCTGCGGCAACACACTGAACTGCAACCACCCGGTCGTGCGCAGCATGATCATCGACTGCCTCCGGCACTGGGTGGTGCAGATGCACGTGGACGGGTTCAGATTCGATCTCGCCTCGATCCTGGGCCGGGACGCCGAGGGAAACATCCTGCCGAACCCGCCTCTGCTGGAGCAGATTGCCGAGGACCCGCTGCTGCGGGACGTGAAACTCATTGCCGAGGCATGGGACGCCGGGGGCGCATTCCAGGTGGGTGAGTTCCCCGGCACGCGCTGGGCGGAATGGAACTGCCATTACCGCGACGACGTCCGGCGGTTCTGGCGCGGCGATGCGGGCATGACCGGCCGCTTCGCCACCCGCCTCTGCGGTAGCGCCGACCTCTACCACCAGAGTGGCAACGGCTCCCCTATCAAGAGCATCAATTTCGTCACGTGCCATGACGGCTTCACGCTGAACGACCTCGTCTCCTATGCGGCGAAGCACAACCAAGCCAACGGCGAGGGCAACCTCGATGGTCTGACCGAGAATTACAGTGAAAACAATGGCATCGAGGGGCCCACGGAGGATCCCGCAGCCGAGGCGATGCGTCTGCGCCAGATCAAGAACATGCTCGCGTCCCTGTTCCTCTCGCGGGGTGTGCCGATGCTGCTTGGCGGTGACGAGTTCCGGCGGACGCAGGCCGGCAACAACAATGCCTATTGCCAGGATAATGAGACCTCCTGGTATGACTGGACGCTTGCCGATCGGAACGCACATCTGGTGGATTTCGTCAGCGATCTGATCGCACTCCGGAAGGCGCATCCGGTTCTCGGCGCGGATCGCTTCTACAGGTCTGAGGAGATCGAGTGGTTTGGTGCGAATGGCGGGCCGGTGGATTGGGACGGTCCCGACAACCAGGTCGGCTGTGTGGTTCATGAGTACGAGGGTGGAGCCCTGTGCCTTCTCTTCAACGCGGCACGTGCTCCCTGTCGGTTCATAATCCCGTCATCAACCCGACGCTGGCATATCGCAATCGATACGGCTGATCCTGCTCTGCGGGTCAAGGAGGTTGTCAGCGGCGCGATTGCGCTTGAGGCCCGTGCCACGGTGGTCCTGATATCCAGGAGCAAGGGCCAGGATGGTCCTGCAGGCATGATCGACGAGACCAGCACCTGGAGAAGGAGTTGCACGAGCCTGCAGGTTGCGCGACGGGTGGTTTAGAAAGGCGTCACCATGCTGGATCCGAATCCCAATAGGGGCTCACCATCGTCTCGGGGTTTCCTCTCCGTGCTCGGCCTCAAAATCTCCACAGGACGGGCACTGATGCGACTGGAAAGGCGGCAGATTCGATGGAGGCGCCGGCGGCAAACCGATCCTGACCGGCGAACCGGTTGAAAAGGCTGATGCATCTCGCAACCGCTGGCCGTGTGCCCTAGAACGGTCAAGTCATGCCAAGAATCGCCACCGGAGGGACCGCCCCTGTACCAGCCTCTCAGATTTCGCTTGACGGACAGGTCCTCGGCTACCCGGTCGAGACGCACACCCCTTGGTGGTCTGGCCGCCATCGGCATGTCTGCCATCCTCGCGGGCTGCGGGGCCTTGCCCCGCAACCACTTCACTGCCGCGGACCAAGCGGAGGCGAACGTGCCTGGCATGCCGGACGTCCGGTTCTGGGCAACTGCCGGGAGTTCCGCCCGCCAGGCGGCGCAGTTCAACCCGCGGTCTTTGAGAGACTTGAACTATCTCGCCCTTTCCGGCGGCGGAGGCGACGGTGCGTTCGGGGCGGGGTTGCTGAACGGATGGACGCGGACCGGCACCCGTCCGGAATTCGCGATTGTCTCGGGCGTCAGCACCGGAGCCCTGATCGCACCCTTCGCCTTCCTGGGAAGTGCATACGACGACACCCTGCGCGAGATTTACACGGGCGGCTACGGCAGTACCCTTCTGGAGTCACCCAGCCTCATCAACGCCATCTTCGGATCCGGGGTGTTTGACAACAACCGCCTGAGATCCCTGGTCCAGCGGTTCGTGACGCCGGAGGTGGTCGCGGAGGTTGCGCGCGAGTACCTCAAGGGCCGTCGTCTTCTCATCGTCACGACAAACCTGGATGCCCAACGTCCCGTGATCTGGAACATGGGAGCGATCGCCGCGAGCGGGTCGCCCGATGCCGTCGAGCTGTTCCGTTCCGTGATGACGGCCTCGGCCAGCATCCCGGGCGTGTTCACGCCGACCCTGATCACTGCGCTGGCTGATGGACGCCTGTTCCAGGAGATGCATGTCGACGGAGGTGTGACGGCAAACGTTTTCATCCTGCCGCAAGACATCGTCACGCAAAACGTCCGCCCTGGGCCTGGCATGCGGGTCAGCTTCTACGTTGTCATGAACGGAAAGATCGAGCCGTCCTTCACTGTCGTGGGCAACAGGGCGACAGAGATCGTCGGCCGTGCCGTGACGACAATGACCCAGGTCCAGAGCTGGTCGACATTGCAGGCGACCCATGATTTCGCACGCCGCAACGGCTTCGGGTTCAACCTCGCTTACATCGAGGCGGACATGCCCGAAGGTGGATCGATGGGCTTCGACAGGGAGTACATGCGGCGGATCTACGCTTATGGCTACGATCAGGCTTTGTCGCAGACGGTGTGGAAGCGGAACCTGCCTGGGAAAGAAGCTTCCATGACGAGGCCTGTGCGAGGGCGCTCAGCCCTTCCGGAGTAAGGGCGTAGCGAACGGGTCCCCCCGCTTCCGGATCCGCAGCCTCCCTTGCAAGTCTCGCGCACCAGCCATGTCTAATACATTGGCCAAAGCGCCTCTCGTGACAGCTCTTGCAGAAATTCGAGCTCGTTCTTGGGACGCTTTCTCTGGTACAGGAGCAATCTTCTCGGCTCGGCGGCGAACAGTATTTTCGAATACGATTGGGAGACTTTGGGGAGGCGTGCGACGGCTATGCGTGATGCATGCAGCAACACCAGACCAGCTGGTGCTTGCCGCTAACGTGCATGACATATCGGAGGGGGCAGGAGGTGTTTCCGCGGGCATGTCTTCAATTATCGCCCGGACGGGGGCGTACTGAGACGTCGACGCACATCCGGGCGACCGTCCAACCGCTTCCGTGAACTCAAAGGCTTGGTGCGGGCCGGCGAGCCGCTTTTGAGCCAATATTGTTCTGGATCAAGGAAAGATCTCGGCCGCCATAACACTTGAGATGGGGCCAACATGGGCCATGTTCCGAA
It includes:
- a CDS encoding patatin-like phospholipase family protein; its protein translation is MSAILAGCGALPRNHFTAADQAEANVPGMPDVRFWATAGSSARQAAQFNPRSLRDLNYLALSGGGGDGAFGAGLLNGWTRTGTRPEFAIVSGVSTGALIAPFAFLGSAYDDTLREIYTGGYGSTLLESPSLINAIFGSGVFDNNRLRSLVQRFVTPEVVAEVAREYLKGRRLLIVTTNLDAQRPVIWNMGAIAASGSPDAVELFRSVMTASASIPGVFTPTLITALADGRLFQEMHVDGGVTANVFILPQDIVTQNVRPGPGMRVSFYVVMNGKIEPSFTVVGNRATEIVGRAVTTMTQVQSWSTLQATHDFARRNGFGFNLAYIEADMPEGGSMGFDREYMRRIYAYGYDQALSQTVWKRNLPGKEASMTRPVRGRSALPE
- a CDS encoding TetR/AcrR family transcriptional regulator; amino-acid sequence: MSSSKKIHQQSQSTRERILAAAAVRFSMHSYEHVGLRDIAADIGVDVALVHRAFGSKEQLFAATLKQTFHGEALLAAGDRTLSEHLTTELLKEPVGKKADQPDPLQMLVRSISHPQAGAIIRRHMQEDLLGPLSALLNDPADQRAALAAGCMLGIGMMRYVLQSDALKDVRQEVLSPLVARIMDSCLGEMGPVGSVNLARPAGSPDVPGPSPSRGSGRKEPTRCDRSKQPCEARGKSRTRSRTRQ
- the glgX gene encoding glycogen debranching protein GlgX is translated as MDRASSLHGILNIPAGPIQMGRGEPLPLGLQDYQDGTNLAVFSRHATSMALLLYDSVDAALPSLRIDLEPDRHRTGDVWHVRLHGDLQGMLYALQADGPGEPDQGLRFQPDRPLLEPYAASVVGNGWSLPATSPSEPAAWTHRCVIPDHWFDWQDEVRPRHLWNETIIYETHVRGLTVHPSSGARHPGQYLGLVEKIPYLKRLGITAVELMPVQAFDPHARQKRDPRTGAPMPDYWGYDPMALFAPMPGYASGSSPQAAVTEFKTMVRELHRAGIEVILDVVFNHTAEGGEDGRTYSFRGLDNAIYYILSPDRRRYLDFTGCGNTLNCNHPVVRSMIIDCLRHWVVQMHVDGFRFDLASILGRDAEGNILPNPPLLEQIAEDPLLRDVKLIAEAWDAGGAFQVGEFPGTRWAEWNCHYRDDVRRFWRGDAGMTGRFATRLCGSADLYHQSGNGSPIKSINFVTCHDGFTLNDLVSYAAKHNQANGEGNLDGLTENYSENNGIEGPTEDPAAEAMRLRQIKNMLASLFLSRGVPMLLGGDEFRRTQAGNNNAYCQDNETSWYDWTLADRNAHLVDFVSDLIALRKAHPVLGADRFYRSEEIEWFGANGGPVDWDGPDNQVGCVVHEYEGGALCLLFNAARAPCRFIIPSSTRRWHIAIDTADPALRVKEVVSGAIALEARATVVLISRSKGQDGPAGMIDETSTWRRSCTSLQVARRVV
- the glgP gene encoding alpha-glucan family phosphorylase: MAAILPFLQRTSIAYFSMEIALRPEIHSYSGGLGILAGDTARSCADLELPVVFVTLASRAGYLRQEIAADGSQVAHDDPWNPAEWATPLDAMIAVGIEGRSVWIRPWLYVVTCPIGHEIPVLLLDTDLDQNAPEDRRITDRLYGGDDVYRLKQEIVLGIGGVRLLQALGFSIGTYHLNEGHAAFLTLELLRRRQRSDPGANRLAHEVDHVRDMCVFTTHTPVEAGHDRFSYDDVRRVLGADFVPLDELKPLAGEDRLNMTRLALNLSGYVNGVARRHAETTKRMFPGYRIAAVTNGVHPVTWTHEAFARLYQQILPNWGHEPEVLIRAEHLRDEDVWAAHKAAKHDLLEAIRRSTGVAMDPDVPLLGFARRMTGYKRPDLLFSDLQRIRSINGRFPFQVVMAGKAHPRDEEGKQLIREIHDWMRALAPGIRMAFLPNYDIALAKTLVAGTDVWLNTPQPPLEASGTSGMKAALNGVLNLSVLDGWWVEACVDGITGWSIGRDGAEEAGQHADALYAKLEGQVLPLYHQDRARWVWMMKQGIAKIPSYFNSQRMMRRYTTEAYVRP
- a CDS encoding phosphoketolase family protein; the protein is MNPSQHPLSPDELDRIDAYWRAANYLSVGQIYLLDNPLLREEPKPEHVKPRLLGHWGTTPGLNLIYAHLNRVIRARDLNVLYVCGPGHGGPGMVANTYLEGTYSEIYPDISQDAEGLRKLFRQFSFPGGIPSHAAPETPGSIHEGGELGYALLHAYGAAFDNPDLIVACVIGDGEAETGPLAASWHSNKFLNPAHDGAVLPILHLNGYKIANPTILARMDRDELESLLIGYGHEPFFVEGSEPEAVHQALAATIDAALDRIAAIQNAARAGGQIQRPRWPMIVLRTPKGWTGPKEVDGLKTEGFWRSHQVPLAETRRNPAHRKQLEEWLRSYRPEELFDEAGRLRPEIAALAPVGERRMGANPHANGGLLMRPLRLPEFREYAVQVDGPGKVVGEATRVLGTYLRDVVALNATSRNFRVVGPDETASNRLDAVFEKTDRAWMEPILPEDVHLAPEGRVLEVLSEHLCQGWLEGYLLTGRHGFFSCYEAFIHIVDSMFNQHAKWLKVARELPWRRPIPSLNYLLTSHVWRQDHNGFSHQDPGFMDVVANKKAEIVRIYLPPDANCLVNVADHCLQTYNRINVIVAGKQPAPQWLTMDQAVAHCSTGIGIWEWASTDRGVEPDVVMACAGDVPTLETLAAVSLLREHAPDLKVRVVNVVDLMTLQSPDEHPHGLSDSAFDLLFTKDKPVIFAFHGYPHLIHRLTYKRTNHGNFHVHGFREEGTTTTPFDMVVLNRLDRFHLVEAAARHVPKLAPMAAYVVQAVRDKLIEHKDYIAQHGEDMPEIRDWGWQYRTAAEAGD